A stretch of the Sphingobacterium thalpophilum genome encodes the following:
- a CDS encoding cold-shock protein, protein MNTGKIKFFNETKGFGFITPEDGSADVFVHVSALKNQVTEGDVVTYDVERTPKGINATNVKLA, encoded by the coding sequence ATGAATACAGGTAAAATTAAATTTTTCAATGAAACTAAAGGTTTTGGTTTTATTACACCAGAAGACGGTAGTGCAGACGTTTTCGTACACGTTTCTGCGCTTAAGAACCAAGTAACTGAAGGTGACGTTGTTACTTATGATGTAGAAAGAACTCCAAAAGGAATCAACGCTACAAATGTAAAATTGGCGTAA
- a CDS encoding DEAD/DEAH box helicase yields MEFKQLNLISPLLKAVAETGYTTPTAIQQKAIPVILDGKDLIGCAQTGTGKTAAFALPLLQRLAEKKTGIGKQVPIRALILTPTRELAIQIGDNINLYRKYLSLQYCTIFGGVNQDKQVKEIKRGVDILVATPGRLLDLMNQKLVFIDKIELLILDEADNMLDMGFIHDIKKILAKVPEKRQTLFFSATMPPNIRKFAQGILHKPVEVDVTPVSSTAEKVNQCVYFIEKKEKIKLLTSLLKQKKHERTIVFSRTKHGADKIVKLLAKNGLRAAAIHGNKSQNARQRALGEFKESRIKILIATDIAARGIDIEQLPLVINYDLPNVPETYVHRIGRTGRAGMEGQAISFCDVEERTYLSDIEKLIGLKIKVDKIST; encoded by the coding sequence ATGGAATTCAAACAACTTAATCTGATCTCCCCACTTTTAAAGGCAGTCGCCGAAACGGGATATACTACGCCGACTGCTATTCAGCAAAAGGCTATTCCGGTCATTTTGGACGGAAAAGATCTCATCGGATGCGCACAGACGGGCACTGGAAAGACAGCGGCTTTTGCGTTGCCCTTATTGCAACGCCTGGCCGAAAAGAAGACGGGCATTGGTAAACAAGTACCTATCAGAGCGCTTATCTTAACGCCGACACGTGAACTGGCAATACAGATTGGCGACAATATAAATCTATACCGTAAATACCTGAGTCTCCAATACTGTACCATCTTTGGCGGTGTGAATCAGGACAAACAGGTTAAAGAAATAAAAAGGGGGGTCGACATCCTTGTTGCTACTCCAGGCCGTTTATTGGACCTCATGAACCAAAAACTGGTTTTTATTGATAAGATTGAGCTGCTGATCCTTGACGAGGCCGACAACATGCTGGACATGGGCTTTATCCACGATATCAAAAAGATTCTCGCTAAAGTTCCCGAAAAACGCCAGACTTTATTTTTCTCTGCCACAATGCCTCCAAATATTCGCAAATTTGCACAGGGCATACTCCATAAACCGGTTGAAGTAGATGTGACACCAGTCAGCTCCACCGCAGAGAAGGTAAATCAATGTGTCTACTTCATCGAGAAAAAAGAGAAAATCAAATTGCTGACCAGCCTTCTTAAACAGAAGAAACATGAACGCACAATTGTATTTTCCCGAACCAAACATGGGGCTGATAAAATCGTCAAGCTCTTGGCAAAAAATGGTCTTCGAGCTGCTGCCATTCACGGAAATAAATCGCAAAATGCCAGACAAAGGGCACTGGGCGAATTTAAGGAAAGTCGTATTAAAATACTGATTGCCACCGATATTGCGGCACGTGGCATTGATATAGAACAGTTACCGCTAGTCATCAACTACGACCTCCCCAATGTTCCCGAAACCTATGTGCACCGTATTGGCCGCACGGGCAGAGCGGGTATGGAAGGTCAGGCGATTTCTTTTTGTGATGTGGAAGAAAGAACTTACCTGAGCGATATTGAGAAATTAATCGGACTGAAGATAAAGGTGGACAAGATCTCAACATAG
- a CDS encoding cation:proton antiporter has product MKKHRNTIFYVALIGSLLTVMYWVVHLGVRLQHQEMPVGTKLSHGAWEDFRLTLIHSFGHPLAILLAQIVTIIIAARIMGWICIKIKQPVVIGEMLAGIILGPSLLGLYFPELSQTLFPAVSLNNLQFLSQIGLILFMFIIGMELDLNVLRNKAHDAVVISHASIVIPFTLGISLAYFLYQHHAPANVEFLSYSLFIGISMSITAFPVLARIVQERGLQKSKLGAMVITCAAADDITAWCILAVVIAIVKAGNFASALYTIGLSIGYVLLMIKIVRPFLMRVGELKGTREGLSKSVVAIFFIVLLFSAYTTEILGIHALFGAFMAGAIMPENSRFRTAFIEKIEDVSTLLLLPLFFVYTGLRTQIGLLNDPDLWLITSLIILVAVIGKFAGSALAARFVGQNWKDSLSIGALMNTRGLMELIVLNIGYDLGVLSAELFSMMVVMALVTTFMTGPSLDLIHYVFRPKKRSLEQEIQTKSKFKILLSFAKSNTGISLLYLANALTAKSKHTAEITALHIEPSNELRHYEVETQEQDSFREIKRTAQHLEQPIRTVFKISSDIDREIVQTSNEREQDLLLLGVSESIYGGSLLGRFLDFTSRIINPEKLLHTVANAESPFSTFDRNQQINARVNAMVGILIDKNFVKAQRIIVPVLLKDDEFLCAIIRRLIHHSDAQVIVWDCEQLLRKQEAFREKLRQIEQLVPNHLTVVDVKKLGAELWAQQDLMLMSLPCWHKIVNKKVDWLPLTPSTLLVADRKK; this is encoded by the coding sequence ATGAAGAAACACAGAAATACGATTTTTTATGTGGCGTTAATTGGCTCCTTGCTAACTGTCATGTATTGGGTCGTCCACTTGGGAGTACGATTGCAGCATCAGGAAATGCCCGTCGGAACAAAGCTGAGCCATGGTGCCTGGGAAGATTTTAGGTTGACGCTGATCCACAGCTTTGGCCATCCTTTGGCTATCCTGTTGGCACAGATTGTAACAATAATCATAGCAGCTCGCATTATGGGCTGGATATGTATCAAAATCAAACAGCCTGTCGTCATAGGAGAAATGCTTGCCGGAATTATTCTTGGTCCCTCTTTGTTGGGTCTATATTTCCCAGAGTTGTCGCAAACGCTCTTCCCTGCAGTGTCACTCAACAATCTTCAATTTCTGAGTCAGATCGGGTTGATTCTCTTTATGTTCATTATCGGTATGGAACTCGATCTAAATGTGCTCAGAAATAAGGCTCACGATGCTGTAGTGATATCCCATGCGAGCATTGTTATTCCCTTCACTTTAGGCATTTCACTCGCTTATTTTCTTTATCAGCATCACGCTCCAGCTAATGTGGAGTTTCTGTCATACAGCTTGTTTATTGGTATTTCGATGAGTATAACGGCCTTCCCGGTTCTTGCAAGGATAGTACAGGAGCGGGGATTGCAGAAAAGTAAGCTTGGGGCTATGGTGATCACCTGTGCCGCTGCTGACGATATTACCGCCTGGTGTATTTTGGCGGTCGTCATTGCAATTGTAAAGGCCGGAAATTTCGCCAGCGCATTGTATACCATTGGGTTGTCCATAGGTTATGTCCTGTTAATGATTAAAATTGTACGTCCATTTCTGATGCGTGTGGGTGAGTTAAAAGGCACTCGGGAAGGACTGAGCAAATCGGTCGTTGCGATATTCTTTATCGTTCTGTTGTTTTCCGCTTATACAACGGAGATACTCGGAATACATGCATTGTTCGGTGCTTTTATGGCAGGAGCGATCATGCCTGAAAATAGCCGTTTTAGGACTGCGTTTATTGAAAAAATTGAAGATGTCTCTACCTTATTGCTGTTGCCGTTGTTTTTTGTTTATACCGGACTGCGTACGCAGATCGGGCTATTGAATGATCCTGATTTGTGGTTGATTACAAGCTTGATTATTCTGGTGGCGGTGATCGGAAAATTTGCAGGCAGTGCCTTGGCAGCCCGATTTGTAGGCCAGAACTGGAAGGATAGTCTGAGCATTGGTGCGCTGATGAATACCAGGGGACTGATGGAGCTCATCGTGTTAAACATCGGTTATGACCTTGGGGTTCTGAGCGCTGAGCTTTTCTCGATGATGGTGGTGATGGCGCTGGTAACCACATTTATGACAGGTCCTTCATTAGATCTGATCCATTATGTATTTCGGCCAAAAAAGCGGTCGCTGGAGCAGGAAATACAGACAAAATCCAAGTTTAAAATATTGCTTTCTTTTGCGAAGAGCAATACCGGCATCTCACTCCTTTATCTAGCAAATGCGCTTACCGCGAAATCCAAACATACTGCTGAAATCACTGCTCTTCATATTGAACCGTCAAATGAGCTTCGACATTACGAAGTCGAAACTCAGGAGCAGGATAGTTTCCGTGAGATAAAACGGACTGCGCAGCATCTGGAACAGCCTATACGGACAGTTTTTAAGATATCCAGTGATATTGATCGTGAAATTGTGCAGACTTCCAACGAGAGGGAGCAAGATCTACTCTTATTGGGGGTGAGCGAGTCGATTTATGGGGGCAGCCTATTAGGGCGCTTTTTAGACTTTACGTCACGTATCATTAATCCAGAAAAACTTTTGCATACGGTAGCAAATGCTGAATCTCCTTTTTCAACATTTGACAGGAATCAGCAGATCAATGCGAGGGTCAATGCTATGGTGGGCATTCTGATCGATAAAAATTTTGTGAAAGCTCAGCGCATCATTGTTCCTGTTTTGTTGAAAGACGATGAATTCTTGTGCGCTATTATACGGCGGCTAATTCATCACTCGGACGCGCAGGTGATCGTATGGGATTGTGAGCAGTTATTGCGCAAGCAAGAAGCCTTTAGAGAAAAACTTCGTCAGATCGAGCAGCTTGTGCCCAATCATCTGACGGTAGTGGACGTTAAAAAGTTAGGGGCGGAACTATGGGCACAACAGGATCTTATGTTAATGAGTTTGCCCTGCTGGCATAAAATAGTCAATAAAAAGGTAGATTGGCTACCGCTTACACCGTCGACCCTGTTGGTGGCGGACCGGAAAAAATAG
- a CDS encoding alpha/beta hydrolase, whose product MSHLVNIITAGQALEKAKKVLIMVHGRGGTATEILHLSTYLKVDGYALLAPQAANYTWYPYSFMAARERNEPWLTSAIQVLADTVQQAQDNGVKTENIYFFGFSQGACLILEYLAQHANRYGGAAAIIGGLIGEEIDTSKYQGDFGQMPLFIGTSDPDPHVPLQRVQASVAILKNMNANVQLSIYPNFEHSVNQDEIAIANTFVFG is encoded by the coding sequence ATGAGTCATTTGGTTAATATCATAACAGCTGGACAAGCTCTGGAAAAAGCAAAGAAAGTACTGATTATGGTTCATGGACGTGGTGGTACCGCGACGGAAATCTTGCATTTGTCTACTTATCTAAAAGTGGATGGTTACGCACTTTTAGCGCCGCAGGCAGCTAATTATACGTGGTATCCTTATTCATTTATGGCTGCCAGGGAACGCAACGAACCTTGGCTGACCTCGGCAATTCAGGTCCTTGCGGATACAGTACAGCAGGCTCAGGACAACGGAGTAAAAACAGAAAATATCTACTTTTTTGGTTTCTCGCAGGGTGCCTGCCTGATTCTTGAATATTTAGCACAGCATGCCAATCGTTATGGTGGAGCGGCTGCAATTATTGGAGGCCTGATCGGCGAGGAAATTGATACCAGCAAGTATCAGGGTGATTTCGGGCAGATGCCGCTGTTTATCGGTACAAGCGATCCTGATCCACATGTACCATTACAACGTGTCCAGGCCTCCGTTGCCATACTAAAAAATATGAATGCAAACGTGCAGCTGTCCATATATCCCAACTTTGAGCACTCAGTCAATCAGGACGAAATCGCTATCGCCAATACATTTGTCTTTGGATAG
- a CDS encoding GNAT family N-acetyltransferase: MESTEIVLDKNQRGELQLFSDGAKAGLMSIALIDGKLVVYHTEVDEAYEGRGFAKILLEKLVSYARENKIMIVPLCPYVNAQFHRHPDIYKDVWFKKTI, from the coding sequence ATGGAAAGCACAGAGATTGTACTGGATAAAAATCAGCGTGGCGAACTGCAATTATTTTCCGATGGAGCAAAAGCTGGTTTGATGAGCATAGCCCTTATCGACGGAAAACTCGTCGTTTATCATACTGAAGTAGACGAAGCATATGAAGGACGTGGATTTGCTAAAATACTATTGGAAAAACTCGTTTCTTATGCCCGCGAAAACAAGATAATGATCGTGCCCCTCTGCCCTTACGTTAATGCCCAATTTCATCGCCATCCCGACATCTATAAAGATGTATGGTTTAAGAAAACAATTTAG
- a CDS encoding Gfo/Idh/MocA family protein, giving the protein MMNRKDFIRTSSILAAASFFSSTRASQLSDQPIRVGVIGVNGMGWSDLNALLKQNNIVCTALCDIDETVLNKRARELQERNMVVATYLDYKQLLASSDVDAVIIATPDHWHCLQMVDAVEAGKHVYVEKPIGNSVRECQVMVQVAKKNNAIVQVGQWQRSQQHFKDAIDFVHSGKLGKIRLVKAWSYLGWKNSIPVQPDTAVPSGVHYADWLGPAVKKPFNVNRFHFNFRWFWDYAGGLMTDWGVHMLDYALLGMKVSDPKSVMASGGKFAFPDDAGETPDTMTAVYEFDGFNIQWEHAKGIDLGPYGRNHGVAFIGNNGTLVLNRSGWEVIPEKGRMEALPFQPASDNGLERHMANFVEAIRQRNPQLLHAPIEAGAHIAIFSQMGNIAFRTGQKLYWDQGKQRFTDSNANRYLAAVYHNGYKYPKI; this is encoded by the coding sequence ATGATGAATAGAAAAGATTTTATCCGTACTTCCAGTATTTTAGCAGCCGCATCATTCTTCTCCAGCACCCGGGCGTCTCAGTTGTCTGATCAGCCAATCCGTGTTGGGGTCATTGGTGTCAATGGCATGGGATGGTCTGACCTGAATGCGCTGTTGAAGCAAAATAATATTGTATGTACGGCTCTTTGTGATATAGATGAGACCGTCTTGAATAAAAGGGCCCGAGAGTTACAAGAACGAAATATGGTTGTCGCCACTTACCTCGATTATAAACAGTTGCTGGCCAGTTCGGATGTAGACGCAGTTATTATTGCAACGCCTGATCACTGGCATTGTCTGCAGATGGTAGATGCTGTTGAGGCGGGAAAGCATGTCTATGTGGAGAAGCCTATCGGCAATTCTGTCCGGGAATGTCAGGTGATGGTGCAGGTGGCAAAGAAAAATAATGCCATTGTGCAAGTGGGACAATGGCAGCGGAGCCAGCAGCATTTTAAAGATGCGATTGATTTTGTGCATTCCGGTAAGTTGGGTAAAATACGGTTGGTCAAGGCCTGGTCGTATTTGGGCTGGAAAAACAGCATTCCAGTGCAACCCGATACAGCTGTACCTAGTGGAGTGCATTATGCGGACTGGCTGGGTCCGGCAGTAAAGAAGCCGTTTAATGTCAACCGCTTTCACTTTAATTTTCGATGGTTTTGGGATTATGCGGGTGGATTGATGACCGATTGGGGCGTGCATATGCTGGATTACGCGCTACTGGGGATGAAAGTGTCAGACCCAAAATCCGTGATGGCATCGGGCGGTAAGTTTGCGTTTCCTGACGATGCCGGCGAAACGCCCGACACCATGACTGCAGTCTACGAATTTGACGGTTTTAATATCCAGTGGGAGCATGCAAAAGGAATTGATCTGGGCCCCTACGGCCGTAATCATGGTGTTGCATTTATAGGCAACAATGGTACACTGGTATTAAATCGATCCGGCTGGGAGGTGATTCCAGAAAAGGGGCGCATGGAAGCACTGCCTTTCCAACCTGCATCTGACAATGGGCTGGAAAGACATATGGCAAACTTCGTAGAAGCTATTCGACAACGAAACCCACAATTATTACATGCTCCGATCGAAGCAGGAGCACACATCGCGATTTTCTCGCAGATGGGCAACATTGCTTTCCGGACTGGACAGAAGCTTTACTGGGATCAGGGCAAGCAGCGTTTTACAGACTCCAATGCAAACAGATATTTGGCAGCAGTATACCATAACGGTTACAAATACCCTAAAATATAG